TAAATGACTCTGAGATAGTCGAAGAGATAAATATAGATGAAATTTTACCAAACCCATACCAGCCAAGAACTCATTTTGACGAGGAAGCTTTAAAAGAGCTAAGTGCCAGTATTAAAAGGCACGGACTGATCCAGCCAATAATCGTCATCAAAAAAGATGATGGCTATATGTTAATAGCTGGCGAGCGCAGATACCGCGCTACAAAGATGCTTGGAGCAAGCAAGATAAAGGCAATCATCGCTGATATCAAGTCTCAAAATTTAAGAGAGCTTGCGCTTATCGAAAATATCCAACGTGAAAATTTAAATCCAATCGAACTTGCAAAGTCGTATAAAGAGCTCATAAATGAGTATAAGATCACACAAGATGGCTTGGCAAATATCATTCATAAAAGTAGAACTCAAATAACAAATACGATGAGGCTTTTACTTCTTAGCGACTACACACAAAAACTTTTACAAGAAGATAAGCTAACGCAAGGTCACGCTAAAGTTATAGTTGGACTTAGTACTGAAGAAGAAAAGATGGTTGTTGATACGATTATTGGTCAAAAGCTAAGCGTTAGAGACACAGAAATTTTAGTAAAAAAGATAAAAAATAAGGAAGAGATAAAAGACAAAAAGCCAAAAATTTCTGAGGAAATGAGTAAAAAATTATCAAATTTACAAGAAATTTTTAAAAATTTAAAGATAAAGACAAAAGTAAAATCTAGCAATCTAGTTTTAGAATTTAATAATATTTCACAGGTAGAAGAATTTATTGCTAGGCTAAAATAGAATTACAAATTTATTTTTATTTTTAGTAATTTATTGTAGAATCAGACTTTAATTTGAATATTAAATAAAACTTAATGATAAAATAAGGAGAGTGGATGTTAGAAATAGATGTGCCATTGATGCTTTTAACGGCTGTCGTTTTCTTGGTATTGATCGCTATTTTGAATTCCTTGCTTTATAAGCCAATGCTCAAATTCATAGATGACAGAAATGCCTCTATAAAAAATGATGAAGAGAGTACTAGCAAAAATGCAAGTGATCTAAGCGTTCATGAAAAAGAGATTGAAGAGATTATATTAAATGCAAGGACTGAGGCCAATAAAATAAGGCAAGAAGCCTTAAATTTGGCAAAAGAAGAGTCTTTAAAAGAAGTAAATGCTGTAAAAACTAGTTTAGAGGCTGATTACAATGAATTTTTAAATGCTCTAAGCTCCCAGAAAGATAACCTAAAGGCAGATCTATCAGCTAAACTACCTGAACTTAGAGCGGCTTTAAATGCCAAGCTCTCTAAAATTTAAAGGAATTTTATGAAGATAAAAATTTTATTTTTTCTAGCACTTCCATTTCTAGCTTATGCTAGTGGGCATGGCGGAACAAATTACGATATAGTAGAGAGAACGCTAAACTTCTTACTTTTCTTTGCTATTTTGGTATATTTTGCAGCTAAACCACTAAAAGCTCTTTATCAAAGTAGAATTGACAGGATCGCAAACAAGCTTGAAAGTATACAAGAAAAAC
Above is a genomic segment from Campylobacter concisus containing:
- a CDS encoding FoF1 ATP synthase subunit B' codes for the protein MLEIDVPLMLLTAVVFLVLIAILNSLLYKPMLKFIDDRNASIKNDEESTSKNASDLSVHEKEIEEIILNARTEANKIRQEALNLAKEESLKEVNAVKTSLEADYNEFLNALSSQKDNLKADLSAKLPELRAALNAKLSKI
- a CDS encoding ParB/RepB/Spo0J family partition protein, giving the protein MAKKGGLGRGLSAILEDVEQAYSKEIANLNDSEIVEEINIDEILPNPYQPRTHFDEEALKELSASIKRHGLIQPIIVIKKDDGYMLIAGERRYRATKMLGASKIKAIIADIKSQNLRELALIENIQRENLNPIELAKSYKELINEYKITQDGLANIIHKSRTQITNTMRLLLLSDYTQKLLQEDKLTQGHAKVIVGLSTEEEKMVVDTIIGQKLSVRDTEILVKKIKNKEEIKDKKPKISEEMSKKLSNLQEIFKNLKIKTKVKSSNLVLEFNNISQVEEFIARLK